In one Streptomyces venezuelae genomic region, the following are encoded:
- a CDS encoding SulP family inorganic anion transporter: protein MSSLPPSPASLRSPFRALREPGVLRRDILASLVVFLVALPLCVGVAVASGVPAELGLVTGIVGGLVVGCLPGSAIQVSGPAAGLTVLVFEAVREFGLSMLGAIVLLTGALQIALGLLRCGRWFRAISVSVVQGMLAGIGLVLIFGQLYTMAGAKQPLSGMDKITGLPGLLADTVGDTTALTAAAVGLGTIAVLVLWPKLPSAARVVPAPLAAVALATAVTAGFGLDVANVSVRGMVDAIQPPGFGDLAGLGSVAVLGTVLAFTLIASAESLFSAAAVDRMHDGARTHYDKELVAQGVGNTVCGVLGALPMTAVIVRSSANVQAGARTPLSRILHGAWLLLFAVLLPAALGIIPLAALAGVLVHAGCKLIPVKEIVPLARTHRGEAVVLAVTAIAIVVTNMFEGVILGLVLAVAKSAWDTSHVHVDVRELTDGRMVVTLTGNATFLRLPRILETLEAMPQDRPIELDLTAVRHLDHACRTTLENWALRHNDSDTEAVRMKTLPAAGSEATSAVDAEAETKAGAKPKAKAKV from the coding sequence ATGTCCTCCCTGCCCCCTTCTCCCGCCTCCCTCCGTTCCCCCTTCCGCGCCCTGCGCGAACCGGGCGTGCTGCGCCGGGACATCCTCGCCTCGCTCGTCGTCTTCCTCGTCGCCCTGCCGCTCTGCGTCGGCGTGGCGGTCGCCTCCGGCGTGCCCGCCGAACTCGGCCTGGTCACCGGCATCGTCGGCGGTCTGGTCGTCGGCTGTCTGCCGGGCAGTGCCATCCAGGTGAGCGGCCCGGCCGCCGGTCTCACCGTGCTCGTCTTCGAAGCCGTGCGCGAGTTCGGGCTGAGCATGCTCGGCGCGATCGTGCTGCTCACCGGCGCGCTCCAGATCGCCCTCGGTCTGCTCCGCTGCGGCCGGTGGTTCCGCGCGATATCGGTCTCCGTCGTCCAGGGCATGCTGGCCGGCATCGGCCTCGTGCTGATCTTCGGCCAGCTCTACACCATGGCCGGGGCGAAGCAGCCCCTCTCCGGCATGGACAAGATCACCGGTCTGCCCGGGCTGCTCGCCGACACGGTCGGGGACACCACGGCGCTGACCGCGGCGGCCGTCGGACTCGGCACGATCGCCGTCCTCGTGCTGTGGCCGAAGCTGCCATCGGCGGCGCGTGTGGTGCCGGCCCCGCTGGCCGCCGTGGCCCTCGCCACGGCCGTGACCGCCGGGTTCGGCCTCGACGTGGCGAACGTGTCGGTGCGCGGCATGGTCGACGCCATCCAGCCGCCCGGCTTCGGTGACCTCGCCGGGCTGGGGAGCGTGGCGGTGCTCGGCACCGTCCTCGCGTTCACCCTGATCGCGTCGGCCGAGTCGCTGTTCAGCGCGGCCGCGGTGGACCGCATGCACGACGGTGCCCGCACGCACTACGACAAGGAGCTCGTCGCCCAGGGCGTCGGCAACACGGTGTGCGGTGTGCTCGGCGCCCTGCCGATGACCGCGGTGATCGTGCGCAGTTCCGCCAACGTCCAGGCCGGGGCCCGCACCCCGCTCTCCCGCATCCTGCACGGCGCGTGGCTGCTGCTGTTCGCGGTGCTCCTGCCTGCCGCGCTCGGCATCATCCCCCTCGCGGCACTCGCCGGCGTCCTGGTGCACGCGGGCTGCAAGCTGATCCCCGTCAAGGAGATCGTCCCGCTCGCCCGCACCCACCGCGGCGAGGCCGTCGTCCTGGCCGTCACGGCGATCGCCATCGTGGTGACCAACATGTTCGAGGGCGTCATCCTCGGCCTGGTGCTCGCGGTGGCCAAGTCCGCCTGGGACACCTCCCATGTCCACGTGGACGTACGGGAGTTGACCGACGGGCGGATGGTGGTGACGCTCACCGGCAACGCCACGTTCCTGCGGCTCCCCCGCATCCTGGAGACCCTGGAGGCCATGCCCCAGGACCGCCCCATCGAGCTGGACCTGACGGCCGTGCGCCACCTGGACCACGCCTGCCGCACGACGCTGGAGAACTGGGCGCTGCGGCACAACGACAGCGACACGGAAGCCGTACGGATGAAGACGCTTCCGGCGGCCGGGTCCGAGGCCACGTCCGCGGTCGATGCCGAGGCCGAGACGAAGGCCGGGGCGAAGCCCAAGGCCAAGGCCAAGGTCTGA
- a CDS encoding carbonic anhydrase produces MKSLIDNARSFAATHVADPHNAAAFRALEAGQSPEALFVTCSDSRVVPALITGARPGELFELRTAGNVVPPYPASGIDGRSEGPMSEAATIEYAVCVLGVRDIVVCGHSHCGAVGALVRREDLSAVPAVRDWLEHSVGPDATLRSLAATSPDVAEAVQTHVLAQVERLHAYPCVRERVADGSLTLHAWYYEVHTGTVSTHRPSDTGRPSFSPL; encoded by the coding sequence TTGAAGTCCCTTATCGACAACGCCCGTTCGTTCGCCGCGACACACGTGGCGGACCCCCACAACGCAGCGGCCTTCCGGGCTCTCGAAGCCGGACAGTCACCCGAGGCCCTGTTCGTCACCTGTTCCGACTCGCGCGTCGTCCCGGCCCTGATCACCGGAGCGCGACCGGGCGAGCTCTTCGAACTCCGTACGGCCGGCAACGTCGTCCCGCCCTACCCCGCGTCCGGCATCGACGGCCGCTCCGAAGGACCCATGAGCGAGGCCGCCACCATCGAGTACGCGGTGTGCGTGCTCGGCGTCCGCGACATCGTCGTCTGCGGACACTCCCACTGCGGCGCCGTCGGCGCGCTGGTGCGGCGCGAGGACCTGTCGGCGGTGCCGGCCGTACGCGACTGGCTGGAGCACTCGGTCGGTCCCGACGCCACCCTGCGCTCGCTGGCGGCGACCTCGCCCGACGTGGCGGAGGCCGTCCAGACCCATGTGCTCGCGCAGGTGGAGAGGTTGCACGCGTACCCGTGCGTCCGCGAGCGCGTCGCCGACGGCTCCCTCACGCTGCACGCCTGGTACTACGAGGTGCACACGGGCACCGTCAGCACCCACCGTCCTTCGGACACCGGCCGACCGTCGTTCAGTCCGCTGTGA
- a CDS encoding aminopeptidase P family protein, whose amino-acid sequence MPQSAATLHTGSHDLPASAELSRFMAEAWAPSALPDSARVPAHAVTPARRARLSARFPGERLIVPAGELTVRSNDCDHRFRPHSAYAWLTGLTGEDQAGGVLVMEPSGPHGHEAVLYLRPRSPRVDGDEEFYRDRRYGEFWVGRRPDLAEAERLTGIRCAHLDSLGAPTGRNAAADPELAAALAELRLVKDAWEVEQLQLAVDHTAAGFEDVVRALPRALAHPRGERWIEGVFGLRARAEGNGTGYETIAASGAHACVLHWIRNDGRLDRGDLLLLDAGVETDSLYTADITRTLPLSGRFSPVQRQVYELVLAAQDAGIAALRPGARFRDFHRAAMRVISEGLAEWGVLKDARGDLHRRYTLCGSGHMLGLDVHDCAKARAGAYLDGVLEEGQVLTVEPGLYLQPDDETLPAELRGVGVRIEDDLVVTAEGARLMSGALPRTVAGVEEWMGTLLDARA is encoded by the coding sequence ATGCCGCAATCCGCCGCCACCCTCCACACCGGCAGCCACGACCTGCCCGCCTCCGCCGAGCTCTCCCGCTTCATGGCGGAGGCCTGGGCACCGTCCGCCCTGCCCGACTCCGCGCGGGTCCCCGCGCACGCCGTCACCCCGGCCCGCCGGGCGCGGCTGTCCGCCCGCTTCCCCGGCGAGCGGCTGATCGTGCCCGCGGGCGAGCTCACGGTCCGTTCGAACGACTGCGACCACCGCTTCCGGCCGCACAGCGCGTACGCCTGGCTGACCGGGCTGACCGGTGAGGACCAGGCCGGCGGCGTGCTGGTGATGGAGCCTTCGGGGCCGCACGGGCACGAGGCCGTGCTGTACCTGCGGCCGCGCTCGCCGCGTGTCGACGGCGACGAGGAGTTCTACCGGGACCGGCGCTACGGCGAGTTCTGGGTGGGTCGCCGCCCCGACCTCGCCGAGGCGGAACGGCTCACCGGCATCCGCTGCGCCCACCTGGACTCCCTGGGCGCGCCGACGGGCCGCAACGCCGCCGCCGACCCCGAACTGGCCGCCGCACTGGCCGAGTTGCGGCTCGTCAAGGACGCCTGGGAGGTCGAGCAGCTACAGCTGGCCGTCGACCACACCGCCGCCGGGTTCGAGGACGTGGTCCGTGCACTGCCGCGCGCGCTGGCGCATCCGCGCGGGGAGCGCTGGATCGAGGGGGTGTTCGGCCTGCGCGCCCGCGCCGAGGGCAACGGCACCGGGTACGAGACCATCGCGGCCTCGGGGGCCCACGCCTGCGTGCTCCACTGGATCCGCAACGACGGACGCCTCGACCGCGGCGACCTCCTGCTGCTTGACGCGGGCGTGGAGACGGACAGCCTCTACACCGCCGACATCACCCGCACCCTGCCGCTCTCCGGCCGCTTCTCCCCCGTCCAGCGCCAGGTGTACGAGCTGGTGCTCGCCGCCCAGGACGCGGGCATCGCGGCGCTGCGTCCCGGCGCGCGCTTCCGCGACTTCCACCGGGCGGCGATGCGCGTCATCTCGGAGGGGCTCGCCGAGTGGGGCGTGCTGAAGGACGCGCGGGGGGACCTGCACCGCCGCTACACCCTGTGCGGCAGCGGCCACATGCTCGGGCTCGATGTGCACGACTGCGCCAAGGCGCGCGCCGGGGCCTACTTGGACGGCGTCCTGGAGGAGGGCCAGGTCCTCACCGTGGAGCCCGGCCTCTATCTCCAGCCCGACGACGAGACGCTCCCCGCCGAACTGCGCGGCGTCGGCGTCCGGATCGAGGACGACCTCGTGGTCACGGCGGAGGGCGCCCGCCTGATGTCGGGCGCCCTGCCGCGCACGGTCGCGGGCGTCGAGGAGTGGATGGGCACCCTGCTCGACGCCCGCGCCTGA